The following is a genomic window from Psychrobacter immobilis.
TCTGTCTCGATTACCGCCTTCACGCCCAGTGCTTTTGAGTTATCTATTTGCAGGGTCGCCCGTGCTTCTGATGGCGCTAAGCTGTTGCCGCGAGCTGCCGCTGCCATACCCATACCCATCCACCAATCACCTTCTAAGTGACTGGCAGGCTTAGCATTGCGTTGATTCCAGCCAAACTGTTCAGCCGCTTGATCGATACAAGCGATAAGCTTACGCGTTGAAAACGGGATGCCTTTACTAGGATCTTGCTCAGGCTCATTGCGACGGCGCAGTTCGACAGGGTCTATGTTGAGTTGCTCTGCCAATTCATCCATCGCACACTCAAGGGCAATCTGTCCGACTGCTTCGCCGGGGGCACGCATCGAGCCTGACAATACTTGGTTCATGTCTACTTGCTGATAATTGACTCGGCGATTGTCACCGCGATACAAATAGTGCGTAGAGAGCGCTGCTGGCTCAAAAAAGGCTTCTCCTGGCAAATTACTAGAGACCGTCTCATGAATCATGGTGTCAATAATACCGTCTTTGCTACAGCCAATTGCGATGCGTTGACGCGTGTTTGAGCGTCTAATCGTTGCCTCCATTACTTGCGGACGTGTCATAGTGATTAACACGGGACGACCCAACTCTTTTGCGGCGAGTGCGGCGGCTATCGATTCTGGAGAAATCCCAAGCTTGCTACCAAAACCGCCACCGACATAACGAGCGATTAATTGCACATTATTTGCATCCAAATCCAATGCATCGACGATTTGCTTTTTGCACGAGGACAGCATTTGATTAGAGGAGTACATAATCAGCTTATCGCCCTCCCAATGTGCAAGCGTTGCATGTGGCTCCATCGCTGCGCTGTTTTGACTTGGCGTATGATAAAAGCGGTCAAGGGTTACCGCAGCATCAGCAAGACTTTGTTCTGGATTACCCTTTTCTGAATTTTTATCCGAACCTTTTTTTTCATTAACATCATGAGCATTTGGCAGCTCTGTCGTAAAGTTCAATGCCGCCTGCTCAGTCTCATCCTCATAAGTCACTCTGAGTGCTTTTGCGCCTTCTGTCGCCGCCTCAAACGTCTCAGCGATGACGACTGCAATAGGCTGACCATGATAAAAAATTTCGCTAACGCCTTGCTTAGGTGATTTGGTTGCACCACCCTGTTGTGCATTGCGTAAAAAGTGCTCAGGATCGGTCACCACTTTAATAATGTCAGGAATACCATCCAAAGAGCGGCTATCGATTTTCTTGACCCGTCCTTTGGCAATCGTTGCGCTCACCAAAACACCATAGGCTTGATTGTCTAAATGAATCTCTGCCGTATAAGGTGCTTGACCGCTGACCTTTAGTGACCCTTCAACACGGTTAATGGGCTTACCCACCAATTTGCTCGCTGTTTTATCAAAAAGCGACTCAACAGACTCATTCATCATCATTGTTTTGGTCGGTTCTGACGGAAATACTGAGTCCAATAATGACATGATTATGCTCCCTTGCCCGCTAATGCGCGTTGAATAACTTGTTTGAGTAGACGACGAGTCAGTGGTATTTTGAAATCATTTTGACCACTACCTTTAGCCTCTTTTAATAATAAGTCCGCTGCTTGTTTAATGATATTTTCGTTGCCATCAGTACCCATTAACAACGCCTCAACGGATTCGTTACGCCATGGTTCAGTACCAATACCACCGAATGCTAGGCGCACTGTGTCCAAACGCCCATTATCAGTCACGTCTATGATCGCTGCACAAGACACTAAGGCAAAAGCATAGGACGCGCGATCACGCACTTTGTCATAAGTGTGCACGCCTTTGATGGGCGCTGGCAACACCACATGAGTGATAAGCTCACCAGACTCTAAAACGTTTTCGATATGTGGTGTATTTTTTGGCAAACAATAAAAGTCTTTAATCGCGATTTTACGCGTTGAACCATCCGTTTTTAACGTCTCAACAGTGGCATCTAATGAGCGCATCGCGACGGCCATATCAGATGGATGCTGGGCAATACAGGACTCGCTAGTACCTAAAATTGCCAAGGTACGATTTTCACCATTGATAGCTGGGCAACCAGAACCTGGCTTGCGCTTATTGCAAGCACTATCCGTCTGGTAAAAATAATAACAACGAGTACGCTGTAGTAGATTACCGCCCGTCGTCGCTCTATTGCGCAACTGTCCTGTCGCACCTGCCAAAATCGCCCGTGATAGCACTGGGTAATGGGCAATGACCTCAGGATGCGCGGCCAAATCACTATTGGTCACTAGCGTACCGATGCGTAGGCCACCATCTGTAGTCTTCTCAATTTGAGCTAATGCTAAGCGAGTGATATCCACCAGCTTAATTGGCGTCTCAATCTCTAACTTCATTAAGTCTAAAAGGTTGGTACCCCCTGCGATAAATGAGGCGTCTTTTACACTAGCAGATTGGGCTGCTTGCTCTGGCGCGGTAGCACGGCTATATTCAAAGCGTTTCATGAGCGACCTCCTGACGTATTACTTATAGTGTTATGGTTCGTCGTTTGGCTTCCTAATTGCGCTTCACTAGGTGGTGGCGACCAAATACCCGTCACCTCTGATTTTTGTGCTGTGTCAGTTTTAGATGAATCATTCATTTCATTTTCTAAAACTTGTGAAATGGCCTTAATAATATTGGGATAAGCAGAACAGCGGCAAATATTGCCACTCATACGCTCAGCGATTTCTTGCACCAGCAATCCATCAGGATTTTGCAAATCTGTAGTGACATGACTGGGCCAGTTTTGTTTAATTTCATCGATCAGCGCTGTTGCTGAACAAATTTGCCCAGGGGTACAGTAACCACATTGAAACGCATCATTATCTTTAAAGGCTTGTTGTAGCTCCGATAATGATTCGGGCATGCCAATACCTTCAATCGTGGTAATCTCATCACCATCGTGCATAACTGCTAAGGTCAAACAGGCATTGACCCTACGCCCATTGATAAGTATGGTACAAGCGCCACATTGACCATGGTCACAACCTTTTTTAGGCCCCGTAATTTTGAGGTGCTGACGACAGACATCGAGTAATGTCGTGCGTGGATCAAGATTGTCGAGCTGATAATCTTGCTTATTAATGGTTAAGTTCAAGGTAGACATGCTGGCTTCTCGCTGGCAAATAATCAGAAAAAATAGGGTTAAACGCTTCTTAAAAGTCGCGCCAATCGATTTATTATGACTTATTAGAAATGTCGATTTGTTTTCACTTTGTAGTTATTACAGTGTAGTTTTTAATCTATGAAAACTTTACTTCTCACTATTTTATCTCGCTTATTCACTATCAATTTTATAAATGAAACTCAAAAACTCATTTTATTAGCAATAAAAAATAGCGCTATAAATATGCCGTTTATAACGCTATTTGAGTCCAATATAGTCAGTTAAAAATACCAGTCGGGCATTACGCTTTAGTAATTATGCTCGCTTCACTCAATCGAGATTTTGGCAAATCAGCATTAAAATCGTCTTCGCTACGATAACCAAGTGAGATAACGGCAACGGCTGTGTAGCCTTTGCTACGTAGCTCAAATTCTTCATCGAGTGCCTTTAGATCAGCACCTTCCATCGGTACGGCATCAATGCCTAAAGTAGCAGCACCCAGCAATAATGCGCCCATATTCAGATACACTTGCTCGACCAGCCAATGTGGCTCGTCTTTTTGCTCATAACGACGAATGTCCAAAAACATTTTGCGCACTTGATGCATTTGCTCTTTGAATTTTGGTTCTGCGAAGCGACCATCAGCATCTTCTTTATCCAATACTTCATGCAAAAATTTATCATCAGCATAGATACGACTACAGAAAATAATGACGTGGGAGGCATCTTTCACCTTTGCCGTGTTGAAATCAAACATCCCTTGTGTACCTTTTGCGATACGTGACTTGCCAGCCTCATCATCAGCGATTACAAAATGCCAAGGCTGAATATTAGTGCTTGATGGGCTAAGTCGTAGGATATCCTTTAAACTTTGAAAGTCTGCTGCTGATATTTTTTTATTGGCATCAAACTCTTTGGTGCTGTAACGCCAGTTCATGGCTTCAGTGATGTTTTTCATTTATGACTCCAAGATTTTTAGTACCGCTACTTTAAGCAAAAACCCGTTTGATGACCGTTACAGATTGGTTAAGTAGTCACCTATTTTGTTATTAAGTTGCTGATAATTCAGTGCATCGCTGAGTTATTTGAGCCGCCATTTAAACAGTTATTTGAGCCGCCATTTAAACAGTTATTTAAGCAGATACTTATTAGACAGAGACTCATTAAACAGTAACTTAGACGATATTGTAATTGTTCCCTCATTCTCTTAGCATTGGTTAATTAGCATTGATTTATAAGGCGGTCGACCACAGACAGCTTATATAAAAAATAAATACTGAATTAGGCAGATAGATATGGAACATTCAAAGCAGTTATTCTCAGAGCAGCCACTACGCATAGATATCGTCTCAGACGTTGTTTGTCCTTGGTGCGTCATTGGTTACCGCCAGCTGGCAGAAGCCCTCAAGCAAACCAACACCGAACACGAGATTCACTGGCATCCGTTTGAGCTTAATCCAAATATGCCAAGCGCCGGACAAAATATGCGTGAACATATTATGGAGAAATATGGTTCGAGCAAGCAAGAATCTGATGCTAGCCGTGCTCGATTAATGGAAGCGGGTAATGAGGTTGGCTTTACGTTTAACTTTAACGATGACACGCGTATGCACAACACGTTCAACTTGCATCAATTGCTGCACTGGGCAGATCAGAAAGGTCGCATGCATGACTTAAAGCAGGCGTTATTCGTCGCTCACTTTACCAATGGTCGCAATATTTCTGACAATGCCGTGCTTGCTGACATTGCCGCTGAGACTGGCTTGGATCGTGATGAGGCGCTAGCCGTATTAGCAGACCAAAGATTCGCTAAAGAGGTGCGCGCAGAAGAGCAACATTGGCAACAACAAGGCATTCAAAGCGTCCCAGCGGTAATTTTTAATAAGCGCCATCTGGTTAGCGGTGCACAAGGCGTTGAGAATTTCAAAACTATCTTGCAGCAGTTGGCTGACATGCCAGACTAGGGCGCATCTTCAGTTCATTCGATAGTCATCTAAACGGACTAAAAATGGCTAAATCTTGCCAAACATCGTCAAACAGCTGGTTAATATCCCGATATTATCTGCACTATTTTCCTCGTTTGACGGCAATTTATCTTATTTTTATCAACATTTTTAAAATTAAGACACGCCCTAGTTTTCCTGACGAGATTTTTTGGCTAGATTTCGTTTGCTATTCCTAAAAGGATCCTTTATGTCCTCCGATAAATCCCTTCCTATTATCGTGTTTGATGTCAATGAGACGCTACTCGACATTACCACTCTTGAGCCATTATTTGCTCGCCTATTTGGCAATAAAATACTACTAAGAGAATGGTTTGCGCAATTGGTGCTATATTCGCAAACCGTGACGTTATCAGGACTTTATACGCCTTTTGGCGAGCTTGGCGTCAGTGCCTTACAGATGACCGCTGATATTCATAACGTTAGGCTGATAGATAGTGATGTCGACGAATTAAAAGAACGTATGAGCAAAATGCCTGCTCACCCTGATGTAGTTCCAGCATTAACCAAGCTGCGTGAGTCAGGGTTTCGACTGGTAACGTTGACCAACTCAGCAAATAGCGCTTCCCCGACCCCACTTGAAAAAGCTGGCATCAGCCATTTCTTTGAACAGCATTTTAGTGTTGAAACTGTCGGCAAATTCAAGCCTGCGCCTGAGACTTATCAAATGGTCGCTCACGCATTGTCTGTTGAGTTGTCAGATTTATGCCTAGTCGCTTGTCATCTTTGGGATACGATTGGCGCTCAAGCGGCTGGCTGCCAAGGGGCGTTTCTCACGCGACCGCACAATGCTTTATTATCAGCGTCAAACGTTCTAGCGCCAGACTTTGTCGCAGCAGATCTAACCACGCTTGCCGAACAGATAATTTTTTCCACTAAAAAATAATTACCAATACCAAAAAAATGCCGCCCTATATAAGGACGGCATTCTTGGTTTAGCATACTGCTATTTTATAAGGCTAAATCTATAATCACTATTATTAATAATGATTTTTAAAAATGAATAACCGTACGGATACTCTCGCCTTTATGCATCAAATCAAACGCTTCGTTGATATCTTCTAATGGCATGGTATGAGTGATAAAGTCTTGTAGTGGAATCTCACCAGCCAAATAACGCTCAACATAACCTGGTAATTCACTGCGACCTTTTACGCCGCCAAATGCTGAACCGCGCCAGACGCGACCAGTCACTAACTGGAATGGGCGAGTAGAGATTTCTTGTCCAGCACCAGCGACACCGATGATGACCGACTCGCCCCACCCTTTATGGCAGCACTCAAGCGCTGAACGCATGACATCGACGTTACCGATACACTCAAATGAATAATCAACGCCGCCATCGGTCAATTCAACGATGACTTCTTGAATCGGTTTGTCGTAATCTTTAGGATTGATGCAGTCGGTTGCGCCAAGCTTTTTAGCCAGCTCAAATTTGCTCTCGTTAATATCAATAGCAATGATACGACTGGCTTTTGCCATTGCCGCACCGATGACCGCTGACAGTCCAATGCCGCCTAGACCAAAGATAGCAACGGTCGCACCCTCTTCTACCTTAGCCGTATTCATCACTGCACCCATACCAGTCGTGACTCCGCAACCCAATAAGCAGACTTCTTCTAGTGGTGCTTCTTTGTTCACTTTCGCCAAAGAAATCTCAGGCAACACCGTATATTCAGAGAAGGTTGAGCAGCCCATATAATGATAAATTGGCTCACCATCTTTATAAAAGCGCGTAGTGCCGTCTGGCATTAAGCCTTTACCTTGGGTCTCGCGTACCGCTGAGCAAAGATTGGTTTTACCAGAGGTACACATTTTACAGACGCCACATTCTGCTGTGTATAAAGGAATGACATGATCGCCGACTTGCACACTGGTGACGCCTTCGCCGATTTGCTCAACGATACCGCCACCTTCATGACCCAAAATCGCTGGGAATACGCCTTCTGGGTCTTCACCCGATAGCGTAAATGCATCAGTGTGACAGACGCCACTGGCAACAATTTTTACCAATACTTCGCCTTTACGGGGCAGCATGACATCCACTTCTTCGATAGATAGTGGCTCATTTGGACCCCAAGCAATGGCGGCTTTTGATTTAATAAATTTATCTGACATCGTTATCTCTCTTTTTAATTCATTTTATGGGTTATTAAGCGCAGACCTCTATTCAGCTTATCTTGCTTGTTGAATGGAGGCAAGCGGCAGTTGTAGCAGTCTGTAAAGCTTTATACTGGCTATTATAGTTTTTTCTATAGCGATAACAATGTGCTATATTTGCAAATATCTTTTACACAGTGGTAATAATCATGCGCTGGGATGGTATTAGCGAATTTGTTTATGTAGCAGATTACGAAAGCTTTACGCGCGCGGCAAAAGAATTGGGCATTTCTACCGCGCAAGTCAGTCGGCAGATAAGCGCTTTAGAAAAGCGACTGAATATTAAACTGCTGTATCGCACGACGCGTAAGGTATCACTGACTGAAGAAGGTCGCGTGTTTTATCAGCATTGCCGCGGGGTGCTCGATGGCTTGGATGCGGCTGAGCAAGCAGTGAGCAATTTACAATCAAAGCCTCAAGGTAGGATTAAACTGACCGCTCCTGTCACTTATGGCGAGCAGCAATTATTGCCATTGATCAATGATTTCATGGTGCAATATCGCGATATCGAAGTGACGGCATTTTTGAGCAATCAAAAAATCGACCTCATTGATGGCGGTTATGATTTGGCGATTCGTATCGGCAAATTAAGTGATTCGACGATGATGGCAAAAAAGCTCAGCCGTCGTACCAATTTCGTCTGTGCCGCGCCTGCTTATCTCGAAAAATACGGCATACCATATTCTTTGAGCGATCTGAGTCAGCATAACTGCTTACTTGGCACGCGTGACTATTGGCACTTTATAGAAGATGGCAAAATAGATTCTGGAAAAAACGCTGATAAAGAAAAAAACCTGCGCGTGTCTGGCAGTGTCCAATATAACAGCGGTCACAGTCTAGTCGATGCTGCGTTAAAAGGTCTGGGTATCGTGCAGCTGCCTGATTATTATGTGCAAAAATACTTAGCATCAGGTGAGCTGGTCAGCTTACTGAATAACTATCGAGAGCCTGAAGAAAGTATCTGGGCTGTCTACCCGCACAACCGTCATTTGTCGCCAAAGATTAGACTGCTCGTCGATTATCTAGCAGAGCATTTGGTTTAGCTATTCGTTTTGGCTTAGGCATTTTTTAAGGTGTGTTGCAATGCGAGGCTTTACTATGCGCGGTTTATTACGCACAATGCTACTAAGCACAAGGAATATTATGGTTCACACTAAATATTCGATCTTGCCAGCCATCATGTGCTGAATAAACAATGACAATAAAAGGACTTTTCATGCTTAAGATTCTCTCTATCGCTGCCCTAGCATTGGCAGTATCCTCTTGCGCCAGTGTTGAAAATATTTTAAACACGCCAGACAAAGCACCATCAATGCCAGCAACGATGACTGCTATCGATGCCGAAAAAGGCTTGGTTACGCTGCAAAGCAATCATTCCGTGCAAGATACTGCAGATAAACTGGCGGCAATTATTGAAAGCAAAGGTATGAAAGTATTTGCACGCGTCGATCATCAAAAGAACGCCCAAGGTGTCAATTTAACATTAAGACCGACGCAAGTGATTATGTTTGGTAATCCAAAAGCGGGTACGCCATTGATGAATTGCGAGCAAAGCGTCGCTATCGACTTACCACAAAAAATCCTCATCAGTGAAGATGCTGATAAAAAAGTTTGGTTGTCGTACAACAATCCCGAATACCTAAAGAGTCGTCACAATATCAAAGGTTGTGATACCCAATTGGCGAATATTGCAAAAGCCCTTGATGGTGTCAGTAAAGCCGCTATTGCAAAGTAATACCAAACCCAAAAAATACGATTAACGACGTCAGTTTTGCTTGTTCCGCTCGCCTAGTCTACTAGATGTCGTACTTGCACTCGTTTTCCTTGCTACTCTAATTTTTTGAGAGGGTATAAGCGTTGGGTGAAAACCTAAAGATATAAAAAGGTGGGATGCAAAAGCATAACCCACCTTTTCTATGCCTTTAAAAGATTAACGTATTAGTAATCCTCAGACCGTGCTATTTGCTCATGCAACTCTACTTTTAACTTCTTTGCACATTCGATAATCTTTTTTCGACCAGCAGGAATAGCGCCATATTGAATCGCCGTTTCTCGCATTTGTACCGTGACGTCATAGTGCGGATAGCTGGCGTTTCGATGGAATAAACGCTTATCCACTTCAATCAGTGCGGCAAAATCATGCAGCTCTTGCAGGGTATCTGCCAGCATATGGCACCACTTATAGCCTTTAAATTCTATCTGCATAAAATCCACATATATCGCCATAGAACCGCCTCCTCTATTATCCTTAATTTTTTATCATGTGCTAAGCAACGCTTTCACAAAACAGCCACTAAAACAATTCACTCGCATCTTTCTTTAGCTGTTTGAGTACGGCTTGGTATTCGCTATGATTGGTTCCAAGTGTGCTTAGACGCCCATAACGGAGCTGACGATAGTCCTGCCTCATCTGCATGATTTTTGCTTGGACAATATCTGAATGACCGCTATCTGTGAGCTTACTAGCTTTACTACTATCAGCGCTACGTGACACATTTACATCGCTATTTACATAACTACCGATATCATTAGTTCGGTCATCAACAGCCCTAGCCAAGCGCTCAAGCCAAGCCAGCTGACCTTCACTTTCATCACGAGCAAGTGATTTATCCGCTTTGCCAATACGTTTTGATAGCTGTGCAAGCGGCTGGTCTGCTGGATGCCAGCGCTTGCGGCGGCGTTGCCAAATGACAAAGACCAAAATAACCATGACGGTAATAGCACTAACTGCCAACCAAATAATTTGTTGCATGATTGAACGGATATTAAACCATTTAAGCAGCGAGTCAGCTTGTTTGTCCTGATCGTAACCGACGACGTCTTTTTGCCAATAGTAGCTGGCTTGGTCGGACAGACGGCGTAAGGTTTGTAGCATTTGATATTGCTGATAGCTGATTTGTGCGCTAGCGCCATCGCCGAACATTGCCGCTCCTTGTGCCTGCGTCAGCGCATCCATTCCTTGCTCGACACGCTCAGGCGCAACAAAGGCAGTCGGATCGACACGTACCCAGCCTTGACCCTCAAGCCAAACCTCCGTCCAAGCGTGCGCATCCTTTTGCCGCACCTCCCACACATTACCACCGCGACTCAGCTCACCACCTTGATAGCCAGCGACGACGCGCGCGGGTATGCCAGCGGCGCGCAGCATAAAGGTAAAACTGGAAGAATAATGCTCACAAAACCCCGCTTTGGTCTCAAATAAAAACTCGTCAATACGGTTATTATTCAGCCGTGGCGGTGATAACGTATAACGAAATTCTGTTTGATTAATCCAGCGTTCAATAGCCGCCATATAGCGCACTGGGTCTGAGTCTGATTGCGCAAATAACTGCTGTGCCAGTGCGCGTGCTTGCGGATTTCCGTCAGCTGGTAGTGTAAGATTTATACGTCGCAACTCATCCGAAAGAACAGGGTCAATACGCATCGGTGCAAATTGCAATACTTCATAGCGTAACTGCTGAGTGACGGGCTGATCTTTTAATAAGGTAAAGTTTGAAGTAATACTGACATCTTGGCGCTGGGCAAAAGGATAATCAAGTCCAAATAGCCAGTTTTGCTGCGTCGGCTCTAGGATAATTTCATAGCTGGTAGGCGCAACTTTTACTGAGTCGGGAACAGTTGCAAAGGCATTCTCAATCCAAGATGGCATTTGCGGTGCAGGTCGCCATTGTCGTTGCTGAGGGCTAGGACGCCATGTAATACCGTCAAAGTCGCTAAACACCAAACCACGCCAATATAACTGCTGTTGCGGCGGGCGATTCTCTGCAAACTCTACCCGAAACGCCAGCTCAGTCGATTGTCCTAAATTGGCAAAATCACCGGGTGACATACTGTCGGACACGCCAGTGGTTGCTTGCTGACCTGATAGCTGTACTGACCATAGTGGTGGCAAGCGCGGGAAGAACAAAAATAGCAAGACTAATAACGGTAATGCCCCGATACCCAGCACACCCAAAGTACGCAAGCGACCATCACCGCGAGTGTTGCCGTCATCATTAAGCGCAATAAATGCCAATAAAATGACAACTGCACCAACAATCACTTCTAAAGTCGTAACAAGACCTTGATCCATCAAAAACAGCGCGGCAAGGACAAATAGTGATAAATTTAGGACCACATAAGCATCACGCCGTTTATACATCTCCCACAATTTGCTAATGAGACATAGCACTAAAAACGCCACGCCCATATCCAGTCCAAACGCTGTATTGTAAGTCAGCCATAGACCTGCCAGCCCCAATAAAAAGCCGAGCATTTGCATGCCTTGATAGACACGTTTTAAATGCGCTGTTTTTTTAAACTTAGCTTTTATAGACGGTAGCTGGGCGGCGATGCTGACCACCGCAAAACCTATCAACCAAAACGGCAGATGCGCCGCATGAGGTAAAATAACGGTAATTTGAGCAATTAGTACCCAATAATAAGCAGGTAAGGCGAATAGCTTACGAGTCCATTTTGCAGCGCTATCCTGTAGAGCACGATCAGTGACGTTTTGACCCAGTGCCAGCTGCTCAAAGCTCGTGGGACTTGTTTCAGGAAAACCTATAAATGTGTTTTCAGCATCATTTGTAGGGAGTTTTTTTGAGTTGGTCCTATTAGTCATTGTGCTTTCGCCAACCTTAGCAAGCACGCTTGTGCAAAACTGTCGCCTTCACCCATTGGTGCAGTAGAATGGGTATCATTGGGTAAGCGCATATGAAATGTCACGCCCAGCTCACCTAATTTCATCGCCCCATACGCCAGTTGTGCGAGTTTTTGCTCATGATGTGCTGCTGGCATAGCCGCATAATCCAACGTTTGCTCATGACCGACTGGATCAGCAAAGTGCTTGGTCAACATGCCTTGACCACGTGCTACATGTCCCCACGACACCCGTGCAAGCGACTCGCCTTCAACGTAGTTATCTAGCCGCTCAAAATCATCTTGACCTTGCCGATATTGCCCACCTGTTGGCAAATCCTCCTGACTGGCAACGGCATATTGCGTCTGCCAATCAAACACTTCAGGTTTTGGATAGACCCAAGCAGTACGGGCAAAATAAACATAGGACCACGCCCGCATAATGCCCAAAGGATAAACCGTTTTTATTTTTAAGCGTGGTAATTCAAACTGCCCACGATTCTGCGTCGGTACTGGCAAGCGAATCACTTGCTCGCCTTGCAGTCGCGTCACCAGTATCGACTGTTTATTATCAGCGCTATGTTTGATTTTTTTATTGGCTTTTTTATCTTTCTTGCTATTAGCTTTGTCATCAGCCTGCTCAAAGCTAAATAACAACTGTCGTCTCGGTTGACGGCTCTCACTGCGCAACTGCAAAGTCACCCAAACAGGCGCGCCCGCTTCTGCCATAGTCACTT
Proteins encoded in this region:
- a CDS encoding xanthine dehydrogenase family protein molybdopterin-binding subunit; protein product: MSLLDSVFPSEPTKTMMMNESVESLFDKTASKLVGKPINRVEGSLKVSGQAPYTAEIHLDNQAYGVLVSATIAKGRVKKIDSRSLDGIPDIIKVVTDPEHFLRNAQQGGATKSPKQGVSEIFYHGQPIAVVIAETFEAATEGAKALRVTYEDETEQAALNFTTELPNAHDVNEKKGSDKNSEKGNPEQSLADAAVTLDRFYHTPSQNSAAMEPHATLAHWEGDKLIMYSSNQMLSSCKKQIVDALDLDANNVQLIARYVGGGFGSKLGISPESIAAALAAKELGRPVLITMTRPQVMEATIRRSNTRQRIAIGCSKDGIIDTMIHETVSSNLPGEAFFEPAALSTHYLYRGDNRRVNYQQVDMNQVLSGSMRAPGEAVGQIALECAMDELAEQLNIDPVELRRRNEPEQDPSKGIPFSTRKLIACIDQAAEQFGWNQRNAKPASHLEGDWWMGMGMAAAARGNSLAPSEARATLQIDNSKALGVKAVIETDMTDIGTGSYTVFTQVAADLLGLPIDHIEMKLGDTSLPPAVGSGGSMGAASSGSSIYLACQQLREMIAGKVGLYPDTIQLYNGQIKQIGEHDANFVETVVETVIEAGKEKVAGLGDNIVDKVADLKDKLAEISLTESKEYDFSNFQTHSLADIVAQYDDQKLSAKGQIAPGKNAKSHRQASFGANFAEVAVHRVTGEIRVKRMTGAFAAGRILNHKTATSQCYGGMVFGIGSALMEQVIHDKHDGRLCNHNLAEYHVPVNADVPQLDVILVEEDDPYTNPMHIKGIGETAIAGAAAAIANAVYNAVGVRVYDFPITLDKLLYELPE
- a CDS encoding haloacid dehalogenase type II encodes the protein MSSDKSLPIIVFDVNETLLDITTLEPLFARLFGNKILLREWFAQLVLYSQTVTLSGLYTPFGELGVSALQMTADIHNVRLIDSDVDELKERMSKMPAHPDVVPALTKLRESGFRLVTLTNSANSASPTPLEKAGISHFFEQHFSVETVGKFKPAPETYQMVAHALSVELSDLCLVACHLWDTIGAQAAGCQGAFLTRPHNALLSASNVLAPDFVAADLTTLAEQIIFSTKK
- a CDS encoding FAD binding domain-containing protein, which translates into the protein MKRFEYSRATAPEQAAQSASVKDASFIAGGTNLLDLMKLEIETPIKLVDITRLALAQIEKTTDGGLRIGTLVTNSDLAAHPEVIAHYPVLSRAILAGATGQLRNRATTGGNLLQRTRCYYFYQTDSACNKRKPGSGCPAINGENRTLAILGTSESCIAQHPSDMAVAMRSLDATVETLKTDGSTRKIAIKDFYCLPKNTPHIENVLESGELITHVVLPAPIKGVHTYDKVRDRASYAFALVSCAAIIDVTDNGRLDTVRLAFGGIGTEPWRNESVEALLMGTDGNENIIKQAADLLLKEAKGSGQNDFKIPLTRRLLKQVIQRALAGKGA
- a CDS encoding S-(hydroxymethyl)glutathione dehydrogenase/class III alcohol dehydrogenase, producing the protein MSDKFIKSKAAIAWGPNEPLSIEEVDVMLPRKGEVLVKIVASGVCHTDAFTLSGEDPEGVFPAILGHEGGGIVEQIGEGVTSVQVGDHVIPLYTAECGVCKMCTSGKTNLCSAVRETQGKGLMPDGTTRFYKDGEPIYHYMGCSTFSEYTVLPEISLAKVNKEAPLEEVCLLGCGVTTGMGAVMNTAKVEEGATVAIFGLGGIGLSAVIGAAMAKASRIIAIDINESKFELAKKLGATDCINPKDYDKPIQEVIVELTDGGVDYSFECIGNVDVMRSALECCHKGWGESVIIGVAGAGQEISTRPFQLVTGRVWRGSAFGGVKGRSELPGYVERYLAGEIPLQDFITHTMPLEDINEAFDLMHKGESIRTVIHF
- the nfsB gene encoding oxygen-insensitive NAD(P)H nitroreductase, with translation MKNITEAMNWRYSTKEFDANKKISAADFQSLKDILRLSPSSTNIQPWHFVIADDEAGKSRIAKGTQGMFDFNTAKVKDASHVIIFCSRIYADDKFLHEVLDKEDADGRFAEPKFKEQMHQVRKMFLDIRRYEQKDEPHWLVEQVYLNMGALLLGAATLGIDAVPMEGADLKALDEEFELRSKGYTAVAVISLGYRSEDDFNADLPKSRLSEASIITKA
- a CDS encoding 2Fe-2S iron-sulfur cluster-binding protein; translated protein: MSTLNLTINKQDYQLDNLDPRTTLLDVCRQHLKITGPKKGCDHGQCGACTILINGRRVNACLTLAVMHDGDEITTIEGIGMPESLSELQQAFKDNDAFQCGYCTPGQICSATALIDEIKQNWPSHVTTDLQNPDGLLVQEIAERMSGNICRCSAYPNIIKAISQVLENEMNDSSKTDTAQKSEVTGIWSPPPSEAQLGSQTTNHNTISNTSGGRS
- a CDS encoding DsbA family oxidoreductase, whose product is MEHSKQLFSEQPLRIDIVSDVVCPWCVIGYRQLAEALKQTNTEHEIHWHPFELNPNMPSAGQNMREHIMEKYGSSKQESDASRARLMEAGNEVGFTFNFNDDTRMHNTFNLHQLLHWADQKGRMHDLKQALFVAHFTNGRNISDNAVLADIAAETGLDRDEALAVLADQRFAKEVRAEEQHWQQQGIQSVPAVIFNKRHLVSGAQGVENFKTILQQLADMPD
- a CDS encoding LysR family transcriptional regulator, producing MRWDGISEFVYVADYESFTRAAKELGISTAQVSRQISALEKRLNIKLLYRTTRKVSLTEEGRVFYQHCRGVLDGLDAAEQAVSNLQSKPQGRIKLTAPVTYGEQQLLPLINDFMVQYRDIEVTAFLSNQKIDLIDGGYDLAIRIGKLSDSTMMAKKLSRRTNFVCAAPAYLEKYGIPYSLSDLSQHNCLLGTRDYWHFIEDGKIDSGKNADKEKNLRVSGSVQYNSGHSLVDAALKGLGIVQLPDYYVQKYLASGELVSLLNNYREPEESIWAVYPHNRHLSPKIRLLVDYLAEHLV